The following are encoded in a window of Chryseobacterium sp. genomic DNA:
- a CDS encoding PH domain-containing protein yields the protein MDKAFSTPRRQSKIGILLLTLINFGKFLKAAWPLYVLFFIRDKNPGSIVFYIIGTVGVLAVMFLVSYLQYRNFSYSISEQTGELIINSGIINRKKVSIEKNKIQEVNINQPLIHRLLNIYKLEIDSPGSDKKEVTVNAISLKNARDLKHYLMGYQTLATDVLSTASTSASRVDSPELIKISVTSLIKYGLTANYLKSFLGLIGIMIYVGQSVLDLFREQSLEEFISGSASQNINAALLHQVPVIAIFLLVFMLFIVGIAVNLVTNLVIYYGMKIFKGGERLSLEYGLLNTKNAIISKSKVQMVTEIQNFLQKKVNVLQLRVSQISGEVNSRDSYTTIPGCSPKEKNDLLEFLWNRMPVFKKMLRPDLRKLIIGHLLYIVLPVIIFVIFLDTSYFPLLAAYLLAAETGIIMAFRNSRLYYNEDFIMVQSGIWDLKRKTIETEKIQAIKLQQYFWQNKSDLGSATFFTAGGRISFRSSSYSKLRKLVNYSLYKVESTSKSWM from the coding sequence ATGGATAAAGCGTTTAGCACACCCAGGCGTCAGTCCAAAATTGGAATTCTTTTGCTAACGCTTATTAATTTCGGCAAGTTCCTCAAGGCGGCCTGGCCTTTATATGTGCTTTTTTTTATCCGTGATAAAAATCCCGGCAGTATTGTTTTTTATATTATTGGTACAGTGGGCGTACTGGCCGTCATGTTCCTGGTCTCCTACCTTCAGTACCGCAACTTTTCCTACAGTATCAGTGAGCAAACTGGAGAGCTAATCATTAACAGTGGCATCATTAACAGGAAAAAGGTCAGTATCGAAAAAAATAAGATTCAGGAAGTGAATATCAACCAACCTTTGATTCACCGATTACTGAATATTTACAAACTTGAAATTGACAGTCCCGGCAGTGACAAGAAGGAAGTTACAGTAAATGCCATTTCACTTAAGAATGCGCGTGACCTGAAGCATTATCTGATGGGGTATCAAACGTTGGCCACCGATGTTTTGTCAACCGCCTCAACATCTGCATCAAGAGTTGATTCACCCGAACTTATAAAGATCTCTGTAACTTCTCTGATAAAATATGGCCTCACCGCAAATTATCTCAAAAGTTTTCTGGGACTTATCGGTATTATGATCTATGTGGGGCAAAGTGTCCTGGATTTGTTCCGTGAACAGTCTTTGGAAGAGTTTATTTCCGGAAGCGCATCTCAAAACATCAATGCCGCTCTGCTTCATCAGGTACCGGTCATTGCTATATTCCTTCTTGTCTTCATGCTTTTCATTGTGGGTATAGCTGTGAATTTGGTGACCAATCTGGTAATTTACTATGGCATGAAAATTTTTAAAGGCGGGGAAAGGCTGTCGCTGGAATACGGCCTGCTGAACACCAAAAATGCCATCATCAGCAAAAGTAAAGTGCAGATGGTGACCGAAATACAGAATTTTTTGCAGAAGAAGGTGAACGTCCTCCAGCTTCGCGTCAGCCAGATTTCAGGAGAAGTGAATAGCAGGGACAGCTATACAACGATCCCTGGTTGCAGTCCGAAAGAAAAAAATGATTTACTGGAATTTTTGTGGAACCGCATGCCAGTTTTCAAAAAAATGTTACGGCCCGACCTTCGCAAACTTATTATCGGACATTTGCTTTATATAGTTTTACCCGTAATTATTTTTGTCATATTTTTGGATACATCCTATTTTCCGCTTCTGGCAGCCTACCTCCTGGCCGCAGAAACAGGTATTATAATGGCATTCCGAAACAGCCGACTTTATTATAATGAAGACTTTATCATGGTGCAGTCCGGTATTTGGGACCTTAAACGGAAGACCATAGAAACGGAAAAAATCCAGGCAATTAAACTCCAGCAGTATTTCTGGCAGAACAAAAGTGATCTTGGGTCCGCAACTTTCTTTACGGCGGGTGGCAGGATTTCGTTCAGAAGTTCAAGCTACAGCAAGCTTCGGAAACTTGTGAATTATAGCCTGTATAAAGTAGAAAGCACTTCGAAAAGCTGGATGTGA
- the menA gene encoding 1,4-dihydroxy-2-naphthoate octaprenyltransferase: MIDWIKAARLRTLPLSMSGIIVGSFIARWRIMEEGGTWDWRIFALAMLVTLLYQILSNFANDYGDGIKGTDEFRSHEAEQRAVGSGRITAHQMRNAVILFAVLSFIATVALLYLAFFRENLMNEFYTFTALGVACILAAVGYTVGKKPYGYLGLGDLFVFLFFGIVAVCGSYFLFTKTFHWDMLLPATAIGMLSAAVLNLNNMRDIESDALSGKKTLALKMGYRYAMVYEIVLLQLPLLLVLVFMMMNELQNSGNYYAYIFFILMFPMMALRRRIMQVKDPKELDPFLKQIGILTLVMSILIAFGLNYF; encoded by the coding sequence ATGATAGATTGGATAAAAGCCGCAAGGCTCCGTACGCTGCCACTTTCAATGAGTGGAATCATCGTGGGCTCCTTCATCGCCAGATGGCGGATTATGGAAGAAGGCGGCACCTGGGACTGGCGAATTTTTGCTTTGGCGATGCTCGTAACTCTGTTATACCAAATCCTTTCAAACTTTGCCAATGATTATGGCGACGGAATTAAAGGAACTGACGAATTTCGGTCCCATGAGGCGGAACAACGGGCAGTGGGCTCCGGCCGTATAACCGCGCATCAAATGAGGAATGCGGTGATCCTTTTCGCCGTACTTTCGTTCATTGCGACTGTTGCGCTGCTTTACCTGGCCTTCTTCAGGGAAAACCTAATGAATGAATTCTACACCTTTACAGCGCTTGGAGTGGCCTGCATCCTGGCTGCCGTGGGATATACAGTTGGGAAAAAGCCTTATGGTTATTTGGGTCTTGGCGACCTCTTCGTTTTCCTTTTCTTCGGTATCGTCGCTGTTTGCGGAAGTTATTTCCTTTTCACAAAGACCTTCCACTGGGACATGCTATTACCTGCAACGGCCATTGGAATGCTGAGCGCTGCCGTGCTTAACCTCAACAATATGCGTGATATAGAGAGTGATGCTCTAAGCGGTAAGAAAACTCTGGCGCTCAAAATGGGTTACAGATATGCGATGGTGTATGAAATTGTCCTGCTGCAGTTGCCGTTGTTGCTTGTACTGGTATTTATGATGATGAATGAGCTGCAGAACAGCGGTAATTACTATGCCTATATTTTCTTTATTTTAATGTTTCCCATGATGGCACTAAGAAGAAGAATTATGCAGGTAAAAGATCCAAAGGAGCTGGATCCGTTTCTGAAGCAGATCGGCATACTTACATTGGTTATGAGTATTCTGATCGCATTCGGACTGAATTACTTTTAG
- a CDS encoding metal-dependent hydrolase, translating to MKIQYLGQNCFLFTYDGKNILSDPFYNFGKAESGFDLEAQTIDYVLITHAHGDHTADVKEVLYHHPAAQVIAQPEICAYFEHPQSIDMNFGGTTKIDDLEISMVPASHTSSFPDGRYGGEPAGYMLKTPDTTIYFAGDTGISAEMEILPKFFGKIDVAILPIGGHYTMCAEKAAFAASELIKTPKVIGCHFDTFQPIKINHDLAKSKFSEKGVELVLPKLGEILEIRK from the coding sequence ATGAAAATTCAATACCTTGGACAGAACTGTTTTCTGTTCACGTACGACGGCAAAAATATCCTTAGCGACCCTTTCTATAACTTTGGTAAAGCCGAATCCGGTTTTGACCTCGAAGCTCAGACCATCGATTATGTTCTTATCACGCATGCCCATGGAGATCATACCGCCGATGTGAAGGAAGTTTTGTACCACCACCCGGCAGCACAGGTGATCGCTCAACCGGAAATCTGCGCTTATTTTGAACATCCGCAATCTATAGATATGAACTTTGGCGGTACCACTAAAATAGATGACCTGGAAATATCAATGGTTCCGGCAAGTCACACCAGCTCATTTCCGGACGGAAGATATGGTGGCGAACCTGCAGGCTATATGCTGAAAACACCAGATACCACAATTTATTTTGCGGGCGACACCGGCATTTCTGCCGAGATGGAAATCCTGCCTAAATTCTTTGGAAAAATTGATGTAGCCATCCTCCCCATTGGCGGACACTACACTATGTGTGCGGAAAAAGCAGCATTTGCAGCCTCAGAATTAATTAAAACTCCTAAAGTAATCGGATGTCATTTTGATACTTTTCAACCCATCAAGATAAACCATGATTTGGCTAAGTCAAAATTCAGTGAAAAAGGAGTGGAGTTGGTATTGCCGAAACTTGGCGAAATCCTTGAAATCAGGAAATAA
- a CDS encoding DUF4199 domain-containing protein encodes MSKNPVTLGIILFVTTMLLFFTVYLISGVDYFNNSLIVNAFVLPLLYCIFAYLSVNSYWKSKGTISFKEAFSKAFTPMFVGGFLSVVSMFVFLNFVDTDAKDLLNYQYVERQKAELNKEYESAKQVLAKKEDIEELEIKYRQRIQSFEPERVKDKDMLTFRLFSSYFAAILIFYLILSLFFGAFFRGRTTK; translated from the coding sequence ATGTCCAAAAATCCTGTTACCCTGGGTATCATTCTCTTCGTTACCACGATGCTGCTTTTCTTCACCGTCTACCTTATAAGCGGTGTGGATTATTTTAACAACAGTCTTATTGTCAATGCCTTCGTACTGCCTTTGCTGTACTGCATATTCGCGTATCTATCAGTAAACAGTTACTGGAAATCAAAAGGTACAATTTCTTTCAAGGAGGCCTTCAGCAAAGCCTTTACACCGATGTTCGTGGGAGGTTTTCTCTCTGTAGTATCTATGTTTGTGTTCCTGAACTTTGTAGATACAGATGCCAAAGATCTTTTGAATTATCAGTATGTGGAACGCCAGAAGGCAGAACTGAACAAAGAGTACGAATCTGCAAAACAGGTCCTGGCAAAAAAGGAAGATATTGAAGAACTGGAGATCAAATACCGCCAGCGCATCCAAAGTTTTGAACCGGAGCGTGTAAAGGACAAGGACATGCTTACCTTCAGGCTATTTTCCTCCTACTTTGCGGCAATCCTTATTTTTTACTTAATTTTATCCCTGTTTTTCGGAGCATTTTTCCGCGGCAGAACCACTAAATAA
- a CDS encoding glycosyltransferase family 2 protein: MNLSIIIPLLNEEESLEELFSRIDTVCRGANLTYEVWFVDDGSTDLSWSIIENLKVQHPQINAIRFSRNYGKSQALHAAFERAHGDVIITMDADLQDFPEEIPELYQMVKEEDYDIVSGWKKKRFDNVMTKNLPSKLFNSAARKVSGVELHDFNCGLKAYKKQVVKSIDVYGDMHRYIPVLAANAGFRRITEKEVQHQARPYGTSKFGTERFVRGFLDLITLWFVSRFGGRPMHFFGAVGTIMFIIGFLSALWLGISKLIDVSRGVYGHLLTDNAFFFIALTMMILGSLLFIAGFLGEMIIRTTRDNKHYHIDQVI, from the coding sequence ATGAATTTATCCATCATCATCCCCTTATTAAATGAAGAGGAATCCCTGGAAGAACTTTTTTCCAGAATTGATACAGTATGCAGAGGAGCAAATCTGACCTATGAAGTCTGGTTTGTAGACGATGGCAGTACCGATCTGTCCTGGAGCATCATAGAAAACCTTAAAGTGCAGCACCCGCAGATCAATGCCATACGGTTTTCGCGAAATTACGGTAAATCCCAGGCCTTACATGCCGCCTTCGAAAGGGCGCACGGCGATGTAATTATTACAATGGATGCGGATCTTCAGGATTTCCCGGAAGAGATACCCGAACTTTATCAGATGGTGAAAGAAGAGGATTACGATATCGTTTCAGGCTGGAAAAAGAAAAGATTTGACAATGTAATGACTAAAAACCTGCCCTCTAAACTCTTTAATTCGGCGGCCCGCAAAGTTTCAGGTGTAGAACTTCATGATTTTAACTGCGGACTTAAAGCCTATAAAAAGCAGGTTGTAAAATCTATTGATGTTTATGGCGATATGCACCGTTACATTCCTGTACTGGCAGCCAATGCAGGCTTCCGCCGTATCACCGAGAAAGAAGTTCAGCACCAGGCCAGACCTTACGGAACTTCCAAATTCGGGACGGAACGTTTCGTGCGCGGGTTCCTTGATCTGATCACCCTTTGGTTCGTAAGCCGTTTCGGTGGCAGACCTATGCACTTTTTCGGTGCAGTGGGAACCATCATGTTCATAATTGGATTTCTTTCGGCACTGTGGCTTGGCATTTCCAAACTCATCGACGTATCGCGGGGCGTTTATGGGCACCTGCTTACAGACAATGCTTTTTTCTTCATCGCACTTACCATGATGATTCTGGGGTCACTGCTGTTTATTGCAGGGTTCCTGGGCGAAATGATTATCCGGACCACCCGGGATAATAAGCATTACCACATTGACCAGGTAATTTAG
- a CDS encoding GIN domain-containing protein, with amino-acid sequence MKNGCLLILIFSLLSCGKIKPEGDIENRDIKVEEFTKLDLKGKFRVFYLRSADNFVNVETYPNILDNLRIKVKDKTLYIEEKRETQEVDFYNINIYSRYSPASISIADSAEMTLSSEIKTDNFKLSLKDNAKFIGSVNTRRAEIDLMNTSRANFQGQTRDAVIKIADTANLIAPYWMITNLNIDSKNGNYAEVNVKDSLKGKIGNTAKFLYYNDPIRAFKIDKTANVQNKLLE; translated from the coding sequence ATGAAAAACGGTTGTTTACTGATTCTGATTTTTAGCCTTTTATCCTGCGGAAAAATTAAACCCGAAGGCGATATTGAAAATCGGGATATTAAGGTGGAGGAATTTACAAAACTTGACCTGAAAGGTAAATTCCGGGTCTTTTACCTGCGGTCAGCGGATAATTTTGTTAATGTAGAGACCTATCCGAACATCCTGGATAATCTGCGGATTAAGGTGAAGGATAAAACACTGTATATTGAGGAAAAAAGGGAAACCCAGGAAGTTGATTTCTACAATATTAACATTTATTCAAGGTACAGTCCCGCCAGTATTTCAATAGCAGATTCTGCCGAGATGACCCTTTCCAGTGAGATAAAAACAGATAATTTCAAACTAAGCCTGAAAGATAATGCCAAGTTCATTGGCTCGGTCAATACCCGCCGGGCCGAAATTGATCTGATGAATACCAGCCGCGCCAATTTTCAGGGACAAACACGCGACGCTGTGATTAAGATAGCAGATACTGCCAACCTGATCGCACCTTACTGGATGATTACCAACCTGAATATTGACTCCAAAAACGGGAATTACGCGGAAGTAAATGTAAAAGACTCACTAAAAGGAAAGATTGGTAATACGGCTAAGTTCCTTTACTATAATGACCCTATCCGCGCATTTAAAATTGACAAAACGGCAAATGTGCAGAATAAGTTACTGGAGTAG
- a CDS encoding four helix bundle protein, with product MSSQIRRAADSIALNISEGSILQSAAEFRKFLGYAIRSLAEVVTCLYKANRRTYKYEGNFINLYNQSFNLMNQIIAFRNQLK from the coding sequence TTGTCCTCCCAGATTCGAAGAGCAGCAGATTCTATTGCTTTAAATATTTCGGAAGGTTCTATTTTACAGTCAGCTGCCGAATTCCGAAAGTTCCTGGGATATGCTATACGTTCGCTGGCGGAAGTGGTGACCTGTCTATATAAAGCAAATAGGAGAACTTATAAATATGAGGGTAATTTTATTAATTTATACAATCAAAGTTTTAATCTGATGAATCAAATTATAGCATTCAGAAACCAATTGAAGTAG
- a CDS encoding phospho-sugar mutase codes for MTTLEKAQLWLTDTFDNDTQSIIKQWIAGNPEELEDSFYRELEFGTGGMRGIMGVGTNRLNRYTLGQATQGLANYLHTQFPAEEIKVAIAYDVRNNSKEFGKMCADVLTANGIKVLLFKEHRPTPELSFTVRDKKCNAGIVLTASHNPPEYNGYKVYWNDGAQIVPPHDAAIIKEVYAVKFEEIKFTGNDELIEWIGEEQDDVYIDACIENSLYQKDKTGYDNLNIVFTSIHGTTYTTVPQALRKAGFTKIDLVKEQMIPSGNFPTVESPNPEEPAALEMAMDLARITNGDIVIGTDPDGDRLGIAVRNLDGEMQLLNGNQCNTILTYYILDQWQKGGRITGKEFIGSTIVTSDVFFDIAEKFGVDCKVGLTGFKWIGKMIRDFEGKEKFVCGGEESFGFMTGDFVRDKDSCGSILLACEIAAWCKANGKTMYQYMIEIYKEIGMYYEGLINVVKKGRSGAEEIVTMMRDFRENPPKVIAGSPVAEIKDFQEQSMVNVTTAKKSVMDDIPKSNVLIWYTEDGTKVCVRPSGTEPKIKFYVSVKDTLDSEAEFNSKLQLLDQKIRQVKADLNL; via the coding sequence ATGACTACATTAGAAAAAGCTCAGCTTTGGCTCACCGATACATTTGACAATGATACCCAATCCATTATTAAACAGTGGATTGCCGGAAACCCCGAAGAACTTGAGGATTCCTTTTACCGCGAACTCGAATTCGGCACCGGTGGAATGCGTGGCATCATGGGCGTGGGTACAAACAGGCTTAACCGTTACACGCTCGGCCAGGCCACACAGGGACTTGCCAATTATCTTCATACCCAATTTCCGGCTGAGGAAATTAAAGTCGCCATTGCCTACGACGTACGTAACAATTCCAAAGAATTTGGTAAGATGTGCGCTGATGTACTTACAGCTAACGGTATAAAAGTACTGCTTTTTAAAGAACACCGCCCTACACCTGAGCTTTCGTTTACCGTGCGGGATAAAAAATGTAATGCCGGTATCGTATTAACAGCCTCGCACAATCCACCTGAATATAACGGGTATAAAGTGTACTGGAACGACGGTGCGCAGATTGTTCCGCCACATGATGCGGCCATTATTAAGGAAGTCTACGCAGTGAAATTTGAGGAGATTAAATTTACCGGAAACGACGAACTTATTGAGTGGATAGGAGAGGAGCAGGATGATGTCTATATTGACGCCTGCATAGAAAATTCTCTCTACCAAAAAGATAAAACAGGTTACGATAATTTGAATATCGTGTTCACCTCTATCCATGGCACCACGTACACCACTGTTCCTCAAGCATTAAGGAAAGCCGGATTTACCAAAATTGACCTTGTAAAGGAACAGATGATACCAAGCGGTAATTTTCCTACGGTAGAGTCTCCCAATCCTGAGGAACCGGCCGCGCTGGAAATGGCCATGGACCTGGCACGCATCACCAACGGCGATATTGTGATCGGTACCGATCCGGACGGCGACAGGCTTGGCATTGCGGTACGCAACCTGGACGGCGAAATGCAACTGCTGAACGGCAATCAGTGTAATACAATTCTGACCTATTACATCCTTGATCAGTGGCAGAAAGGAGGCAGGATTACAGGAAAGGAATTCATCGGTTCCACCATCGTGACTTCCGATGTCTTTTTTGATATTGCTGAGAAATTCGGTGTAGACTGCAAGGTAGGCCTTACCGGTTTCAAGTGGATTGGAAAGATGATCCGTGATTTTGAAGGTAAAGAAAAGTTTGTTTGCGGCGGCGAGGAAAGTTTTGGTTTCATGACGGGTGATTTTGTTCGCGACAAGGATTCCTGCGGCTCAATTCTTCTAGCCTGCGAAATTGCTGCCTGGTGCAAAGCCAACGGCAAAACAATGTACCAGTACATGATCGAGATCTATAAAGAGATTGGGATGTACTATGAAGGGCTTATCAACGTAGTCAAAAAAGGCCGTTCCGGAGCCGAAGAGATCGTAACTATGATGCGTGACTTCCGCGAAAACCCGCCGAAAGTAATCGCGGGGTCACCGGTTGCCGAGATTAAAGATTTTCAGGAGCAGTCCATGGTTAATGTGACTACAGCCAAAAAGTCTGTAATGGACGATATTCCGAAATCAAATGTGCTGATATGGTATACAGAAGATGGGACAAAAGTTTGCGTTCGCCCTTCCGGTACAGAACCAAAGATCAAGTTTTATGTCTCTGTAAAAGATACTTTAGATTCGGAAGCCGAGTTTAACTCAAAGCTGCAACTATTGGATCAGAAGATTCGTCAAGTCAAAGCAGACCTTAATCTGTAA
- the kdsB gene encoding 3-deoxy-manno-octulosonate cytidylyltransferase encodes MKIIAVIPARYEASRFPGKLMQLLGDKTVISTTYRNVISTGLFDEVFVATDSEIIFDEIARIGGKAVMTGTHETGSDRIAEAVQNISCDIVVNVQGDEPFLKLEPLTQLINVFKYDVEHRISLASLKIKLSEKEDVENPNNVKVITDLNGFAMYFSRSVIPYSRDESYATEYFKHIGVYAFRKSALLKFASLPMSPLESAEKIECIRYLEHGMKIKMIETDFVGVGIDVPEDLEKAKLILEAQRKGL; translated from the coding sequence ATGAAAATTATCGCCGTAATACCCGCCCGCTATGAAGCCAGCCGTTTTCCCGGAAAACTGATGCAGTTGCTGGGCGACAAAACCGTCATTTCTACCACCTACAGAAATGTGATCTCCACCGGTCTTTTTGATGAAGTTTTTGTGGCTACGGATTCAGAAATCATTTTTGACGAGATTGCCCGAATTGGAGGAAAAGCAGTGATGACCGGAACTCATGAAACAGGAAGTGACCGTATTGCTGAAGCTGTACAGAATATAAGCTGTGATATCGTGGTAAATGTGCAGGGCGATGAACCCTTCCTGAAACTTGAACCTTTGACCCAGCTTATTAACGTATTCAAATATGATGTTGAACACCGGATTTCACTCGCTTCCCTAAAGATTAAACTTTCGGAAAAGGAGGATGTTGAGAATCCGAATAACGTTAAAGTAATCACTGACCTGAACGGATTTGCAATGTATTTCAGCAGGTCTGTCATTCCGTATTCGCGTGATGAATCTTATGCCACAGAATATTTTAAGCACATCGGCGTTTATGCCTTCAGGAAGTCGGCGCTGCTTAAGTTTGCAAGTTTGCCCATGAGCCCGCTGGAATCTGCCGAGAAAATTGAGTGCATACGTTACCTTGAGCATGGCATGAAGATCAAAATGATCGAAACCGATTTTGTGGGCGTGGGAATAGACGTTCCGGAAGACCTTGAAAAGGCAAAACTAATCCTGGAAGCACAACGGAAAGGTCTGTAA
- a CDS encoding outer membrane lipoprotein-sorting protein: MRKIIAVLMMMMCGLVNAQTAKEIIDKNIELSGGLTNWKLLNTVMLQGRVTLGINDEYPIKIYQQRPNLSKTSIIIGKKETAIEGYDGKKGYAMNYANNRLQEYPNYIAESFDNDFIDWESKGFEAKYLGKEKVGNTYCHKVQLTKNVNTSFYYFDTKNYQLLKEVKKDESLVYSDYKKVGSLMMPFRIESSSAKKDSDYVILINKIETNRVFPENTFKF; encoded by the coding sequence ATGAGAAAGATAATTGCAGTGCTGATGATGATGATGTGTGGATTGGTAAATGCACAAACAGCGAAGGAAATCATTGACAAAAACATTGAACTGAGCGGCGGACTGACCAACTGGAAACTCCTGAATACTGTAATGCTGCAGGGCAGGGTGACCCTTGGAATTAATGACGAGTACCCAATTAAAATTTACCAGCAACGACCTAATCTTAGCAAGACTTCCATCATCATCGGCAAAAAGGAAACAGCAATTGAAGGATATGACGGTAAAAAAGGTTACGCCATGAATTATGCGAACAACAGGCTGCAGGAATATCCGAATTATATTGCGGAAAGCTTCGACAACGATTTCATAGACTGGGAAAGTAAAGGTTTTGAGGCAAAATATCTTGGAAAGGAGAAAGTAGGAAATACCTATTGCCACAAAGTACAGCTTACTAAAAATGTAAATACCAGCTTTTATTATTTCGATACAAAAAATTACCAGTTGCTGAAGGAAGTAAAGAAAGACGAAAGCCTGGTGTACAGCGATTATAAGAAAGTTGGCAGCCTGATGATGCCATTCCGCATAGAATCTTCGTCTGCGAAAAAGGACAGTGATTATGTCATCCTGATCAATAAAATTGAAACCAACAGGGTGTTCCCGGAAAACACCTTTAAGTTTTAG
- a CDS encoding glutathione peroxidase — translation MKKIFIFLLAAGAFLQSCTNMKKEQSPETSNVMKSIYDYKVESLDGGQIDLADYKGKKILIVNTASECGFTSQYADLEELSNTYKDKLVVIGFPANNFGGQEPGTNEEIGAFCQKNFGVTFPMAAKVSVKGDDTAPLFQFLTQKELNGVKNTTILWNFTKFLVDENGKLIDSYISTTKPTDGAITKHLK, via the coding sequence ATGAAAAAAATATTCATCTTCCTTCTTGCCGCAGGTGCGTTTTTGCAAAGCTGCACCAATATGAAAAAGGAACAGTCACCGGAAACATCAAATGTTATGAAAAGTATATATGATTACAAAGTGGAAAGCCTGGACGGCGGCCAGATTGATCTTGCAGATTACAAGGGTAAGAAAATCCTGATCGTGAACACGGCTTCAGAATGTGGTTTCACCTCGCAGTATGCCGATTTGGAAGAACTGTCAAATACCTATAAGGATAAACTTGTGGTGATAGGGTTCCCGGCCAATAATTTCGGCGGACAGGAACCGGGAACAAACGAAGAAATCGGTGCCTTTTGCCAGAAGAATTTTGGGGTAACCTTCCCAATGGCGGCCAAGGTATCTGTAAAAGGAGATGATACCGCACCTTTATTCCAGTTCCTGACCCAAAAAGAACTGAACGGTGTAAAGAATACAACCATCCTTTGGAACTTCACTAAGTTTCTTGTTGATGAAAACGGTAAGCTAATAGATTCGTACATCAGTACCACCAAACCAACCGACGGCGCCATTACAAAGCACCTTAAATAA
- a CDS encoding NAD(P)H-binding protein has protein sequence MKALIIGATGATGKDLVNQLLQDSGFTQVDVFVRKPLTSQHPKLSVHVVDFDKQEEWKRLVKGDVAFSCMGTTLKNAGSKEAQRKVDFDYQLDFAKNAKENGVDDFILVSAYGASPKSKIFYSRMKGELEEEIKKLHFNKLTIFSPGMLDRHDSERTGEVLGGKIIKFANKFGILEQQKPLPTPVLAKAMINAAGIKSNGYSKIKLGNIFSFAEKKNG, from the coding sequence ATGAAAGCACTCATTATAGGAGCCACCGGCGCCACCGGAAAAGATTTGGTAAACCAACTGCTGCAGGACAGCGGATTCACTCAGGTGGATGTTTTTGTGAGAAAACCGCTGACGTCTCAACACCCAAAACTTAGCGTACACGTTGTTGATTTCGATAAGCAGGAAGAGTGGAAACGCCTGGTGAAAGGTGATGTGGCCTTTTCCTGTATGGGCACCACACTGAAGAACGCCGGCAGCAAAGAGGCGCAGCGAAAGGTTGATTTTGATTATCAGCTGGATTTTGCCAAAAATGCGAAGGAAAACGGTGTAGACGATTTTATACTGGTGTCCGCCTATGGCGCGAGCCCAAAATCAAAGATCTTTTATTCCCGAATGAAGGGTGAGCTGGAGGAGGAAATAAAAAAGCTGCATTTCAATAAACTGACCATCTTCAGCCCCGGCATGCTGGACCGACATGATTCGGAACGTACAGGTGAAGTGCTGGGTGGCAAGATCATTAAATTCGCCAATAAGTTCGGCATCCTGGAGCAGCAGAAACCTTTGCCAACTCCCGTCTTGGCTAAAGCCATGATCAATGCAGCCGGGATTAAATCCAACGGCTATTCCAAGATCAAACTGGGCAACATTTTCAGTTTTGCAGAAAAAAAGAACGGCTGA
- a CDS encoding MmcQ/YjbR family DNA-binding protein, with amino-acid sequence MEIDEILAYCNAKKGVEETFPFDQETLVLKVGGKMFLLIPLEQQPLTISVKTDPEWTADLRAQHSQITGAYHMNKTHWNSVVCEGLKKDLILILIDHSYELIFKSLTKKKQLELYDM; translated from the coding sequence ATGGAAATAGACGAGATACTGGCGTATTGCAATGCAAAAAAAGGAGTGGAAGAAACTTTCCCCTTCGATCAGGAAACTTTAGTACTGAAAGTGGGAGGAAAAATGTTCCTCCTTATTCCGCTGGAGCAGCAGCCACTGACTATTTCCGTAAAGACTGACCCGGAATGGACCGCCGATCTCCGTGCCCAGCATTCTCAGATCACTGGCGCCTACCACATGAACAAAACACACTGGAACTCGGTGGTGTGCGAAGGCCTGAAAAAGGATTTGATCCTAATACTGATCGATCACTCGTATGAACTTATCTTTAAATCACTGACAAAGAAAAAGCAGTTAGAGTTATACGATATGTAG